Proteins encoded within one genomic window of Lycium ferocissimum isolate CSIRO_LF1 unplaced genomic scaffold, AGI_CSIRO_Lferr_CH_V1 ctg18301, whole genome shotgun sequence:
- the LOC132042838 gene encoding uncharacterized protein LOC132042838, translated as MTAFRTRYGHYEFGVMSFGLTSAPVVFMDLMNRMFKPFLDLFMIVFIDDILIYSPTKAEHAEYLRAVLRVLRDRELYAKFSKCSLSDVQPEKREIVHEVRRLASLGVRLIDSGDVGVAIQDTAMSSLVAEIKERQYEDPVLVHYWNTTPQKEKTLFVITRDGVLRYRGNCDDHLPLIEIAYNNNYHSTIQMTPYKALYGLRCTSPIGWFDVRENQLVGQDLIQQAVDKVKVIQERLLAAQS; from the exons ATGACAGCATTCAGGACcaggtatgggcactatgagttcggTGTTATGTCATTCGGATTAACTAGTGCTCCAGTtgtgttcatggatttgatgaatcgcaTGTTTAAGCCCTTCCTAGACCTattcatgattgtgtttatagatgatattctgattTATTCGCCGACAAAAGCTGAACATGCAGAATATTTACGAGCAGTGCTTAGAGTTCTTCGAGATAGagagttgtatgccaagttctctaagt GTAGTCTATCAGATGTGCAGccggagaaaagagagatagtccACGAAGTTCGCcgattagctagccttggagttcggcTGATAGACTCAGGTGATGTGGGAGTTGCAATTCAGGATACAGCaatgtcatctttggtagctgagataaaggaacgtcagtacgaagatccAGTTCTAGTCCATTATTGGAATACAActcctcaaaaagaaaaaacactctTCGTGATCACAagagatggagtactcaggtatcgag GTAACTgtgatgatcatttgccacttattgagattgcatataataacaattaccaTTCCACTATTCAGATGACTCCTTATAAGGCTTTATATGGATTGAGATGTACATCtcctataggatggtttgatgtcagAGAAAATCAGTTAGTTGGTCAAGATTTGATacagcaagcagttgacaaagtgaaagtaaTTCAAGAAAGATTACTAGCAGCTCAAAGttga